AATTAGTTCAAACGGCGAAGCCTTCAAACGGCGAAGCCTTCAAACGGCGAAGCCTTCAAACAGCGAAGCGATCAAACAGCGAAGCGATCAAACAGCGAAGCGATCAAACAGCGAAGTGTTATTGAATCGGACTTACATAACTTGCCTGGAAATCCTCCCACTTAGTGGTTTTATAAGCATTCCCGCCAATGAATTTAATAATCTGGTCGAAGGGTTTTGCCTCTATGTACCCCTGAACTGGCTGTATCATATTGGTTTGTTCATCCAGGAATACAACTGAAGGATAACCGAGCTGACCGTTCAGAAGAGCAGCGGCCAGTTCATTATAACCCCGGTTTCCACTGGCAACATATTTATAACTTTTACCATTAAGTACAACATCGGTCTTTTGTTCGGCATTGAACTTAACTGCATAAAAATTAGAATTGATGTAATCAGCTATTGTATTGTTGCTGAATGTTTTGCTGTCCATAACTTTGCACCATCCGCACCAATCGGTGTATACATCAATCATTATCTTCCTGGGCTCCTTTTTGGTGAGTTCAAATGCTTCTTCAATCGAATACCATTTTACCGGAGATTGTGCGGATGCAACAAATGAAGAAACGGCCAGGACGAAAATGATGAAATATGTTCTCATATAATCAATGGATGACACAAAATTATAACGTCAAAATTAGAAAATTGTTCCATCATACTAACGATTTACTGTAAGTGAAACGGGCACTCCGTATTGGTACACAGGCGAAATGGCTTCTGCCCACAATTGTTCTCCTGCCATAAGTCTTATACGGGCCTGATCCGGTATCCGGTATGGAATCGTATTGGGTTGTATTTTAGAAGTTATTTTGAAAGACTCCATCTCTTTTAGTTTATGAGAGGCTTCCAGTTCAAGAATAACCGGAATACCTGCTGTTTCCCTTGAATCGAGGAATCCCTCGGTTTGTGAAAACCTGAACAGGACCGGACGGTCAGATGTTTTTCCCGGGTCCGGCATATAATAAAAGGTACGGCTCATTGGAATCACTGTTTTTTTACCGGTGAAAAGCGAAAGATACTCCTGCTCAAGGCGTGACAGTTCAGCCAATGCCGAAGCCATCGCTTCTCCGTTAGGCATATAGGTATACTGACCGGCAACCAGCTTGAAGCGCCTTTTCTTAAGTTTAATCAGAAAATCAGCGGCTTCCTCTGCCTTTTGCTCAACAGTCTTTTCTTTCATTGTGATGCGGGTCTGAGGCCGGGCGCCTGAATCAGGCATAACGGTACTCACATCCACATCTTTTTCAGCTTCAAAATTTCTCCTGATGGAAAGATCTTTAAATAATACATCACCCTGGTTTCCCGGGTAAGAATACGACTTGTTAACATTGGCAGAGAACCGCGGAACTGACAGGATCAGGCTGTCCTTTAACAAATTTGAAATTTGTGTGAAAGAATAAGGATTTTCAAGTCCTGAAAGCGAATAAATGAAATCGGGATCTGCCTCAAGGTGATTTCCAATAGATACGGACCTGATATTGAATATTTTTTCGTTTTTCATGGGAGCATCCTTTATTCCCAGGTATTTTTGGGCAAAACGGGCATAAGGTCCGGGATTAATAATGATCTCTTCGGCCTGAACCGATACATCGATTACCGTAACAGGTAAGGAGTAAACGAAGGAGCCGGCCTGTGCCGTTTCTCCGTTATTCATATTAGTAACCGACAGGTTGCTTACAGTTGCGCAGGCCCACACTAATCCCGCTGAAATTATGGTCACAAAAACAATCCTAAAACTTTTCATCTTTCAATATTAATTTAAATACACGGCCAAGTTGTTCAACAATATCCGATGCAATTATGGTTTCACTTCCCATGGATGAAACCGCAATATCACCGGCCAAACCATGTAAAAATGTTCCTGCAATGGCAGCATCTTCAGGTTTGTAGCCCTGAGCTAATAACGACAGAATTACACCGGTTAGTACATCACCGGCACCTGCTGTTGCCATGGCAGGATTTCCGGTACTATTATAAAAACACCTGCCGTCAGGCAAAGATACTGATGAATAGGCACCTTTTAAAACAATAATAATTCTATGTTTTACCGAAAGTTCAATTTGTTTTTCATTCCTTTCAAATCCGCTTTGTGATTTACCTGTCAACCGGTCAAATTCACCCGGATGAGGAGTAATAATTGTATTTTCGGGCAGACGGCCAATCCAGAATTCCGATGCCACAATATTGAGTGCATCGGCATCAAGAACCAGTGGTTTTGAGCTGTTTATAAGATCCGCCAGGGCGGCAATAGTAACCTTATTTGTTCCGATGCCTGGTCCGGCTCCGATCGCAGAATACTTTCCAACCGACGGAGCCTTGCTGAAGTACATTTCATCGTCATCTATACTGAAGATGGATTCCGGCACTGCTGTCTGAATAACAGGATAAACTTGCCTCGGAACATGACAGGTGACCAGTCCTGTACCGGTTCTCATACAGGCCCTGGATGCAAGAATGGCAGCACCCATCATCCCATATGAACCGGCCACAAGCAGTGCATGTCCCTGGGTTCCTTTATGAGTAAATACTTTTCGTTTTCGTATGGTTCCCCTTAAATCCTCTTCCCGGATATAAAACCAGGGTGTTAACTTTTCATTGATGATATCCTTATGAAGTCCCAGTGGTATAATTTCCCATTTGCCAGTGTAAATTTCATTTTCAGCAAAGAAAAAAGCTCTTTTAGGAAATTCAAAAGATAGCGTATGGCTTGCATGAATTATGCATGAGCCGTTATTTCGGTTATCTTCTCCAAACAAACCACTGGGAATGTCAATTGAAATTATTTTGGCATCCGAATGATTAATATGTTGAATGACTTCACATGCAAATCCTTCGGAAGGTCTTGATAAACCCGAGCCAAAGAGCCCATCTATAACTACATAATCCGGATAAATCACAGGCAATTCTTCCCTGGTCCTGATTTCATGAATAATAACTTTCCCTTGTTTTATCAAACGCTCCCGGTTAACCTGTGAATCCGGCGAAAGGGTATCAGTAATATATACAGGATAAAGAACTATGTTTCCAAAGCCCTTCTCACTCAGAATCCGGGCCAGAGCCCATCCATCTCCTCCGTTATTGCCCGGACCGGTGAATATGTGCAGGGGCGTTTCAATTTTTAAACGATTAATGATCCATTCGGCACAACCCAGAGCAGCTCTTTCCATCAGGTCAACTGAAGACACCGGCTCATGTTGAATGGTATATGAGTCTATTTCGTGTATTTCC
Above is a genomic segment from Bacteroidales bacterium containing:
- a CDS encoding DUF4831 family protein, which produces MKSFRIVFVTIISAGLVWACATVSNLSVTNMNNGETAQAGSFVYSLPVTVIDVSVQAEEIIINPGPYARFAQKYLGIKDAPMKNEKIFNIRSVSIGNHLEADPDFIYSLSGLENPYSFTQISNLLKDSLILSVPRFSANVNKSYSYPGNQGDVLFKDLSIRRNFEAEKDVDVSTVMPDSGARPQTRITMKEKTVEQKAEEAADFLIKLKKRRFKLVAGQYTYMPNGEAMASALAELSRLEQEYLSLFTGKKTVIPMSRTFYYMPDPGKTSDRPVLFRFSQTEGFLDSRETAGIPVILELEASHKLKEMESFKITSKIQPNTIPYRIPDQARIRLMAGEQLWAEAISPVYQYGVPVSLTVNR
- a CDS encoding NAD(P)H-hydrate dehydratase, coding for MITENITWKQELRKVSMKVFSTKEIHEIDSYTIQHEPVSSVDLMERAALGCAEWIINRLKIETPLHIFTGPGNNGGDGWALARILSEKGFGNIVLYPVYITDTLSPDSQVNRERLIKQGKVIIHEIRTREELPVIYPDYVVIDGLFGSGLSRPSEGFACEVIQHINHSDAKIISIDIPSGLFGEDNRNNGSCIIHASHTLSFEFPKRAFFFAENEIYTGKWEIIPLGLHKDIINEKLTPWFYIREEDLRGTIRKRKVFTHKGTQGHALLVAGSYGMMGAAILASRACMRTGTGLVTCHVPRQVYPVIQTAVPESIFSIDDDEMYFSKAPSVGKYSAIGAGPGIGTNKVTIAALADLINSSKPLVLDADALNIVASEFWIGRLPENTIITPHPGEFDRLTGKSQSGFERNEKQIELSVKHRIIIVLKGAYSSVSLPDGRCFYNSTGNPAMATAGAGDVLTGVILSLLAQGYKPEDAAIAGTFLHGLAGDIAVSSMGSETIIASDIVEQLGRVFKLILKDEKF
- a CDS encoding DUF255 domain-containing protein, with product MRTYFIIFVLAVSSFVASAQSPVKWYSIEEAFELTKKEPRKIMIDVYTDWCGWCKVMDSKTFSNNTIADYINSNFYAVKFNAEQKTDVVLNGKSYKYVASGNRGYNELAAALLNGQLGYPSVVFLDEQTNMIQPVQGYIEAKPFDQIIKFIGGNAYKTTKWEDFQASYVSPIQ